From the Macaca nemestrina isolate mMacNem1 chromosome 18, mMacNem.hap1, whole genome shotgun sequence genome, the window GCAGCTGACCCCCATTGAGCGTTATGCCATGAAATTCCTGGAGGCCTCACTGGAGGAGGTGAGCCGAGAGGAGCTCAAACAGGCAGAAGTGAGTATTTCTAGGGATGGGGCTGGCAGTTGGAAgctgctaatttctttttctttgtttttttgagacaaagtttcactctgtcgcccagtctggagtgtattggtacaatctcgggtcactgcaatctttgcctcccgggttcaagcagttctcctgcctcagcctcccgagaagctgggattacaggcgtgtgccaccacacctggctagtttttgtatttttagtacaaacggggtttcaccatgttggccaggctggtcttgaactcctgacctcaggtgatccgctggcctcagcctccccaagtgctggaattacaggcatgagccactgcgcctggcctggaagcTGCTAATTTCTACTCACTCTACTCTGCTTGCCTCCTCCTGACCACTTGTGGGCCCTGTTGTTGTAGGAGCAAGTGGAAGCTGCCCGCAAAGACCTGGACCAAGCCAAGGAGGAGGTGTTCCGCCTAccccaagaggaggaggaggggccgggggctGGGGATGAGAGTTCCTGTGGGACTGGTGGAGGCACCCACCGGCGCAGTAAAAAGGCCAAGGCCCCTGAGAGGCCAGGGACTCGTGTCAGTGAGCGTCTTCGTGGAGCCCGGGCTGAGACTCAAGGGGCAAACCACACTCCTGTCATATCCGCCCATCAAACTCGCAGCACCACCACACCGCCCCGCTGCAGTCCTGCCAGGGAGAGAGTTTCCAGGCCAGCACCTAGGCCTCGACCCACTCCAGCTTCAGCTCCAGCTGCAATTCCTGCCCTTGTTCCTGTCCCAGTCTCTGCCCCAGTACCCATTTCAACCCCAAATCCAATAACCATTCTCCCTGTCCATATATTGCCTTCTCCCCCCCCTCCACAGATTCCTCCTTGTTCTCCTGCCTGCACCCCTCCTCCCGCCTGTACCCCTCCACCAGCTCATACACCGCCTCCAGCCCAAACCTGTCTTTTaactccttcctctcctctcttgctTGGTCCACCTTCTGTGCCCATTTCTCCCCCAGTCACCAACCTCCCCTTGGGTTTGAGGCCTGAGGCAGAACTGTGTGCCCAGGCATTGGCATCTCCAGGGTCCCTGGAGCTGGCTTCTGTGGCCAGTTCAGAAACCTCCTCACTTACTCTTGTGCCCCCTAAAGATCCGTTGCCAGTTGCTGTGGAGATCCTGCCTGTGTCAGAGAAGAACCTTTCTCTCACCCCTTCTGCACCCAGCCCGACCTTGGAGGCTGGCAGTGTCCCTAACGGTCAAGAACAGGAGGCACCAGATTCTGCTGAGGGCACCACCCTTACAGTGCTGCCTGAAGGTGAGGAGTTGCCCCTGTGTGTGAGTGAGAGCAATGGCCTGGAGCTCCCACCCTCAGCAGCATCTGATGAGCCACTTCAGGAGCCACTGGAAGCTGACAGGACCTCGGAAGAGCTGGCAGAGGCCCAGACCCCAACCTCCAGCCCAGAGAAGCCACAGGAACTTGTTACACCTGAGGTTGCAGCTCCATCCACCTCATCTTCAGCCACTTCCTCACCTGAGGGTCCTTCACCTGCCCGACCTCCTCGGCGTCGCACCAGTGCTGATGTGGAAATTAGGGGTCAAGGGACTGGTCGGCCAGGACAACCACCAGGCCCCAAAGTGCTTCGAAAGCTGCCAGGACGGCTAGTAACTGTGGTAGAGGAAAAGGAACTggtgcggcggcggcggcagcagcgggGAGCTGCCAGCACCCTAGTGCCTGGGGTCTCTGAGACTAGCGCCAGCCCAGGAAGCCCGTCTGTCCGCAGCATGTCAGGGCCAGAATCCTCCCCTCCCATTGGTGGGCCTTGTGAAGCTGCTCCTTCATCCTCACTGCCCACTCCACCCCAGCAGCCCTTCATTGCTCGCCGTCACATTGAGCTGGGGGTGACTGGTGGTGGCACCCCAGAGAATGGAGACGGAGCACTGCTTGCCATCACCCCACCTGCTGTGAAACGCCGGAGGGGGAGGCCCCCCAAGAAGAACAGGTCTCCAGCAGATGCTGGGAGAGGTGTGGATGAGGCACCCTCATCCACCTTGAAGGGAAAAACCAATGGGGCTGACCCAGTCCCTCGGCCTGAGACCCTAATTGTTGCAGAGCCTGTCCTGGAACCACAGTTTGTTCCTGGGCCCCAGCCTCTTGGACCCCAGCCACTTCACAGACCCAATCCTATCCTGTCACCTGTGGAGAAAAGAAGGCGAGGGCGACCCCCTAAGGCACGAGATTTGCCCATCCCTGGGACCATTTCCTCTTCAGGGGATGGCAACTCTGAAAGTCGGACACAGCCACCCCCACACCCATCACCCCTAACCCCACTCCCACCACTGCTAGCTTGTCCCACTGCTACTGTTGCCAACACTGTCACCACTGTCACCATTTCAACGTCCCCACCCAAACGGAAGAGGGGCCGACCTCCCAAGAATCCTCCATCACCTCGGCCCAGCCAGCTCCCTGTGTTGGACCGTGACAGCACTTCTGTCCTCGAGAGCTGTGGATTGGGGAGGCGACGGCAACCGCAGGGCCAAGGGGAGAGTGAGGGTAGTTCCTCTGATGAGGATGGAAGCCGCCCCCTCACCCGCCTGGCCCGCCTTCGGCTTGAAGCAGAAGGAATGCGAGGACGGAAGAGTGGAGGGTCCATGGTGGTGGCTGTAATTCAGGATGACCTGGACTTAGCAGATAGCGGGCCAGGGGGGTTGGAAATGACACCTCCTGTGGTCTCATTAGCCCCAAAACTGCGCTCGACCCGGCTGCGTCCAGGGTCTCTAGTCCCCCCACTAGAGACTGAGAAGGTGCCTCGCAAACGAGCAGGGGCCCCAGTTGGTGGGGGTCCTGGGCTGGCAAAGCGGGGCCGCCTACAGCCCCCAAGTCCCCTGGGGCCTGAGGGTTCGGTAGAGGAGTCTGAGGCTGAAGCCTcaggtgaggaggaggaaggggatgggACCCCACGCCGACGTCCTGGTCCCCGCCGGCTTGTTGGGACCACCAACCAAGGGGACCAGCGCATCTTGCGCAGCAgtgcccctccctccctggctgGCCCTACTGTTAGTTACAGAGGCCGCAAGGCCAAGACGTGAGTGGGCTGCCCCTCCACCTAGGCTTTCCACCGTGGCCGCTCCCTCCATGACCAGGCCTGACTCTGTTAACCACTACTTGAAGTCTTGAGGGGGAAAGCCTCCAGGGAGACATAGGggccttctcccttcttcccaccAAAGTAGGGGGTAGGCAACTGGTTGTCATGGAAATGGGGATCATCACAGTCCCCCTCCCCTTCACCCCACGTGGCTGGGCAGTGTTAAGGGTGGCAAGATagtctctgtccccaccccctTGTACTTGATTCCCCAGCTGTCTTTCACAGCCCCCCACCcttaggggaaaggggaggggctTCTCTAcaatgaggtttttttctttttttctttttttctttttttttttttttttaagaagaaaaaataataaacttagtTTCTGTACGAGCATCCGCGTAAGGAGGCTTCTGATTTTCTGGTCTGGTGGAGGGTTGGGTGGGAACTTGGGCATcgtttttctcttccctcttgcTCTTGCAAAGATCCTAGCACCTGATCTCTAGCCTAGGACTGTATATTCCAAGTAGAAACCTACCCAAGAAAAGGGAAGATTGGTGAATTTGATGTGGTAGGGTGCCTTTCCCTAGTCAGTTTGAAGTCACAGAcatccttttcctcctctcttttcccTCGGTTCCTAGATGTTCCTCAGAGCTCTTTGATGCCTCAGACCTTTCCCTTTTATCCCTCTTGCTCAGGTGCTTCCTTTCACTCCTTTTTCCAGAGGGCAGGCGTCCTAGCTCCAGTTGGTCCATCCCTTGGGCCCTCCCCTGCTCTTCATCTAGCCAAACTGGTTTGAGTCAGCCACACCCCTTCCCAGCTCCCTGAGCTCTTCAGGTGGTGGCTGGCCACTCAACCCCACCCCTGGGCTTGGCTTGGAGCCCTGAGTCAGCTCCATCACCACCCAAGCCAAAccaaagctgaggcaggagccgAAACTCAGAGTCCCTCAAAGCCTATAGCCAGGTAAGAGCCctgttcattttatattctctGTTCACTCCCTGGGCCCTCCTTGTGTCTTCCTGTTGACTCTGTTTACCTCATCCgagttatttatttgtatctacTTCCCTGCAGCTTCTTGGCACACATCATTCTTTGCTCTGTGCTTGTCTCACCCCTTTCACCTTTCCTATCCTTTGTTCCTTGGGTTCAGGGAGCCATTGTGGTTTCATTTTGTGTGGGTTGTAGGAGAATGGTTGGAGATAAGGGTAGAAAGGTGGTTTGATGCCAGGGCCTAGAGGACCTGAGAAGTAGGGAGACGAGAAATAAGTAGGGCATCATTATGCAGGTTTCTGTGTGATAATGAGGTCATTTGGACTCAGTGTACTAGTCTGATTGTGTTGTGTGGCCTGGGTTAAAATAGAGAGAGGAGGTGGCAGGGAGGCAGCATAGCAGAGGAAGACCTGACTTAGGGAAGTAAGGTCTTTTTGGTGTTTGGTTTCAGCGGTAAAAAAGGGCTTACTCGGGTATATTTTCCTTACCTTTCTCCATTCCCATAACTGTTTTCATGTAAAATGGCTGCTTTGCTTGAAGTGGGGTGCAGTACCTAGGGTTCTACTCTCTGACATCTATAGTACTCAGGGGGCAGCCTCTTGGGAATCTGGGGGAATTGTAGGGTCCTttgaaatacagattaaaataaCAGATTCATAGCAGCTTTCAAGAGTTTGTATTTCTCCTGCTTcttggtgtgcacctgtcattTGGCCTCTTCCCACTTGTTGTAACACTAAATAATACAGATAATACCTTGTCTACATTGGCTTGCTTTCAAAGACTCAGAACCTCAAACTCAGGTAAAAGGATTCCAGCCACACATCACATTTCCTCTTCTGCTCTGTGAGTCACTAGAGGAATTCCCCAGTAAGGCAGCATTCCTGAGTGCCAGGCTATGCCATGAGAACAGAGTGCTCCGAGGGGTGGAGTCTGAGCAAGCAAGGCCAAGGGCTCAGTTGTTGGGCTCACAAGTACCTTGACTATCGCCCACAGGTGATGGAGGACGAGGAGAAGGCAGTGGAGATCTTGATGGGCAACACGGAAGCTGCTCATCCTCCATCCCCCATCCGCTGCTGCTGGCTCCGCCTCCGCTGCTTGGCAGCTACTAGCATTATCTGTGGCTGCTCTTGCCTGGGAGTCGTGGCTCTGGTGTTTGCCATCAAGGTGAGGAGTGACAGGGGGGTGGGTATAAGGCAATGGTTTCATGTATCTGATCTATCTGCATTGATTAGTCACTGAATACCTATCAGTGCTCTGGGCCTAGTGCCAGAAATAAGAGTAAGACAGGGTTCCTTGCCATCAGAGGACCCATAGTCTAATGAAAGAGATGACAGTGAAAAAGGATAATTAATAGAATGCAGTTCATCAGTACCATAATACAGGAAGCACAGGACAGTCTGGGAGCCAGGGAGGATCTATGTATATAatgatatatgtgtatgtggTAGAGTAGGTAACTGGAAAGGCATCCTAGGAGAGGTGACGGGAATTAACCTTAAAGCGTGAGTGAGTAAGGAAGCAGTGTGTACAAAGGCCTGTGGGGCACGACTGGACCAGTGAGGAATAGTGAGAGATGAAGCTAGAGGACCCAGATTTCCAGGGGCCTCCAGTTCTGTGCTTAAGAGTTTTGACTTTATCTGGGAAGTACTGGGGGGGCATTGAGTGGTTCCTGCAGGGGAAAGTGACGTGGTTAGATTTGAGTTTTAGAAAGATCCACTCTCAAGGCCTACATCGAGGGTGACTTGGAGGGGGCAAGGCTAGAGGCTGCTGAACGGTGATAAGCACAATCTCTAGGAGTCTGAAAGACACTACTGGGTTTTTGAGAGGGCTTCACCATTTCAAGAAGCCTATTAGAAACAGCATATgtccgccgggcgcggtgacttaggcctgtaatcccagcactttgggaggccgaggtgggcacatcacgaggtcaggagattgagaccatccagtccaacatggtgaaaccccgtctctactaaaaatacaaaaattagctgggcgtgatggtgcgtgcctgtaatcccagctactctggaggctgaggcaggagaattgcttgaaccagggagtcggaggttgcagtgagccgaggtcatgccactgtactccagcctggtgacagactccgtctcaaaaaaaaaaaaaagaaaaagaaacagcacaTGTCCTTTAGGAAAGGCTACACAGGCTAAGTTAAACTTCATGCTGGAATTTTCTCAACCCTAGACATATTTTAACAGTCAGAAACTTACTGTAAGAACTCCTGGgttcccgggaggcggagcttgcagtgagctgagatccggccactgcactccagcctgggtgacagagcgagactccgtctcaaaaagaactCCTGGGTTCCATTAGGGCAAAATCCTAAAAAGGGCCCTTAATGATGACAAagagactgggcacggtggctcacacctgtaatcccagcactttgggaggccgaggtgggcagaacacttgaggtcacgagttcgagaccaacctgaccaacatggtgaaaccccatctctactaaaaatacaaaattagctgggtgtggtggcacgcgcctgtaatcccagctactcaggaggctgagacaggagaattgcttgaatctgggaggcagaggttgcagtgagatcacactattgcactccagcctgggcgacaggagtgaaactgtctcaagaaaaaaaaaaaaaaagatggaaaagataCCCATCAGGCTATGAGAATGAGGTGGTGTTTGGGCATGAATGAAATACTCCAGGCTCACTATTTCTTGCCAATAGTTACAAATTCTGAATCAATCTTGGATGGTTGGAAAGAATGGGGAATAAAAGAATTGGAAAGTACTTTACCATATGCGATCTTGTGAGCTAACTGTGGCCACTCTGAGAAGTAGGCAGGGCGTAGAGATGGGTactttattttgcagatgagagtTTAGAATCAGAAACTGGAAAGGAGGTAGAGGGTTTGGATGTGAGATTTTCATCTGTGACAGGGAAGGGGGAGTGAAGTGGGGAAATGGACACCTTGGGGCAGAAGTAGCGGGAGAACCTAACCAAGAACCTGCCCCCACAGGCAGAAGAGCGGCATAAAGCAGGCCGGTCCGAGGAGGCAGTGCGCTGGGGGGCCCGGGCCCGGAAATTCATCCTGGCCAGCTTTGCTGTCTGGCTTGCTCTCCTCACTCTGGGTCCCCTGCTGCTGTGGTTGCTCTCCTACGCCATCGCTCAGGCTGAGTGACCCTGGATGGCCTCTGCTGAGAGCCAGCTGAGACCTCCTGGATCCTGCAATGCGGCATTGCTAAGGTCCTGTGACAGCAGTGGTTGGAAGGATCCTGGTTGGAAGGATGGGGACTCTCAAGGGGCTTCGGAAGAGCTCTTCTAGCCCTTTATAAAAGGAGGGCAGCAGCTGAGACTGATGAGAGGAGGGCAGCCCGCTCTGTTCTTTCAGGGCCTCCCATCCCTATCTCCCCCACCCAAGCCCACCCTAGGCCTCTACCCAGCGGGAGGGGTTGAAGACCAGGCCTGGTTTTATTAGAATTCATTTTGTAATAAAAGCCTTTTTTAGTGGTGAAATACTCCTGTCTAATTGTTCTCCCCCTGCTTTACTTTGGGCCCTTGGTGAGAGCCAGCCTGAACATCTGACTGATAGCAGAAGCCAGCATCCACCTCATCCAGGAGCTTCAAGAGTaggaaacaatttttattttcttcttctggaaGTTTTCCTTCTTGGAAAGACCCCAGCTTCTCCCTTGTACGTCCACAGAGACTCTGAGGCCAAGAGTAGTAGCAGCTGCTACTATTTATGACTTACTATATTCTGGGCtgtgttctaagcactttatatttctttttttttttttttttttttttttgagacggagtctcgctgtgtcacccaggctggagtgcagtggcgcgatctcggctcactgcaagctccgcctcccgggtttacgccattctcctgcctcagcctccgagtagctgggactacaggcgcccgccaccacgcccggctagttttttttttgtatttttagtagagacggggtttcaccatgttagccaggatggtctcgatctcctgacttcgtgatccacccgcctcggcctcccaaagtactgggattacaggcttgagccaccgcgcccggccagcacttTATATTTCTTAACTTCCTCCAGTTTTCAGTCACTCAGTAGGTATCTATACTATCATATCCATCGTATGAATATGTCACATATGATAGGTACCAACTATCTGAGTGAAAACTGGAGGAAGTGTTCTAAAATGACAGTGTTCTCATTTTATACTTGAGGAAATAAGACAGATTTGCACAAGGTCCTCAGCTACTAAATGGTAGAGCTGAGACTGAACCCAAACAATTCTGATTCCAGAGCTGAGAGAGGAGTGAAAGAGTTGGGTAACAGCAACAACCATCCTGTACATGGAGATTTGAATGATTAAAATGGATTTTCATATCTTTTATCTTGGacctcatattttaaatttttttttaaattatgaagtaTATCATACATATAGGAAAATACCCCAAACAAGTATGTATACAGTTCATTAACACAAAGCAAACATGAATAACCACATTCAGTAAAGAAATTGGAACATTGTCAACACTTCAAAGCCTCCTTTATACTCCTCCCGATCACTGCTACTTCCTTTCTTCCCACaggtaaccaccattctgactTCTAGCAGTGTCGTTTAATTTTGTCTGcatttgaactttatataaatggaatcatgtattattttcatatttcacaATGTTATTGTGAAATTTGTCAATATTTGGCATAGGTGTAGTTTTCATTGCTGTGCAGTATTCAGTCATACAAATGTATCACAatttgtccattttctgttgGTGGACTTTGGGATATTTGCAGTTTGGGGTTATTATGAGTCATGCCTTTTGGAGTGCACGTGTCCTGGCAAGCACCTTACCATAATTCAGAGTCCAGAAGAGCGCCTAAAGGAATTGGAGATGTTGCACACTGAAGAGAGACTAGAGGGGAAAGAGAGGCACATGATGGCTGTCCTCAGTGTTCCCAAGTGctccaggaagaaggaagagaattgACTGGTGGTCTCAGAAGTTAGAATTACAACAGTGGGTAGAAGCCATATACAGGGCAGTGTTCTCAACATAGCTTCACAATGGAACACCTGGGAGCCTTAAAAAGTAGTTAGGCCTGGGCTTTGCCCAGACTATATTCTGACTTAATTGGTGTGAGGTACAACTTGGGCATTAGGATTTCACAGTTTCCCAATTGATTCTAGTGCACatagtttgagaactactgctctacAGATAAGATTTGATTGGGTTCACTCTGAAATTTCTAAATCAGGAAAAAAGGGTAACACATTTTagaatgttgttttgttttttgttcttttttttttggagatggagtctcgctctgttgcccaggctgaagtgcagtggtgcgatctcggctcactgcaagctctgcctcctgggttcatgccattctcctgcctcagcctcccgagtagctgggactacaggcacccaccaccacgcctggctaattttttctatttttagtaaagactgggtttcaccgtgttagccaggatggtcttgatctcctgaccttgtgatccacccgccttggcctcccaaagtgctgggattacaggtgtgagccaccgcacccggcctgtttgttttttttctttctttcttttaagttctgggatacaagcagaacgtgcaggtttgctacataagtatatgtgtgccatgctggtttgcttcACCCATAAAtctgtcatccaggttttaagccaccacgccctgctaattttcatatttttagtagagacgggatttcaccatgttggtcagatctcttgacctcgtgatccacgcgcctcggcctcccaaagtgctgagattacaggcgtgagccactgtgcctagcccaacacacagatcttaagtgttcaatttgatttttttttgagatggagtctcgctctgtcacccaggctggtgcgatctcggctcactgcaacctctgcctcccgggttcaagtgattctcctgcctcagcctcctgagtagctaggattacaggcacgtgccatcacgcctggctaatttttgtatttttagtagaaatgggatttcaccatgttggtcaggctggtcttgaactcctgacctcgtgatccgcccacctcggcctcccaaagtgctgggattacaggggtgagctaccgtgcccagccgatGAATGTTTTAACATAAATAAACCTGTGTAGTCAGTCACTCACCACCTATAGGAATATAACATTTGCAGCACATAAGCAAGCTCCCTCATACTCCTCATTATTTTTATCCCCGATACTGACTTAACGGAAACCTCTTCAATCTGGTTCCTGTGTCCTTGTGATAAGCCCCCCTCTTTAGTAATTTCTAGCACCGATCGCTCCAGACTCACCTTGTACTTTCCCTGCTGAAGCCTAGAAATTGGCCATTTCTCCTGAACAGCCTTGGTTCCTTTTATTGGGGACTGTTGTTGAGAAATCAGCATCTAGACACTAGGCGTTCTACTGTGACGTTACTGCTTGGGGCATTCTGAAAGCAGAGTTAAGAGCCAGTAAATAATTAATgttatctattttaaatatttttaaaatcgtttaaaaaattttagtcaATCATAGGGTTCTTTCTCCACTTTCCCCTTCCAGATTCCAGATTCCCACAGTAAGAACCTTGGCTTCCAGTCACGTCAATATGTTGATTACTCAGCTTCAGAATAATCATTCCATTGTATTACCAAACAACAAATCTAAGTAAAGTTCAAGATTTCTTTGCAATTTTGCCTTTAGATTGATGATATAGAGTCAAAGTACTCTATAAAAAGTTAcctgaattcatttttcttccctCATATAATTATAATCCCAAAGTGTCATTTCTAAGGTAGCTGTTGGAAGATAAGttcattcttttcctctttgCTGGAACATAACCTCCAcaaggtaggggtgtgtgtgtgtttcattgtCTCAGTCTAGTCCCTAGGTCTCAGATGGTCATAAAAATTTGTTAGTGAATGCCAGGTCTGAGCTATGCACTGAGTCGCTCCTGGCAGAAGCGACTGGTGGCAAAAGCTCCTGGCAGAAGAACCTTGTGGGTTTAGAACAGTGTGATACAAGGCTTTTGGGAGAGGGTGGAAGATGGAGAAAGTGTATAAACAATCCCAGATAGTAAACGCTAGGGCTTTGGATGTATTCAGGAGGGATTGAAGCGGCCATAGAAAGAGAAGGCTGCTTCTGGCCTTCTAAGTCCGAACTAAGAGGCCAAGCTGGGGGTCCAAGCTGCGTGTGTCCAAATGTTTTAAGGGCTGGAGTGTACTCAAGACAGGCGCTTTGGGCAAGGCTGCTAATATTGAAAAGAGCTtgctgggcgttgtggctcaagcctgtaatcctagcattttgggaggccgaggcgggaggatcgcttgagccccgaagttcaaggttgcagtgaactatgatcgcgccactacactgcagcctcagcgtgggctacagagcgagaccctgtctaaaaaaagagaaaatggtgaATGCAGTTAGGGGTGCTTGGAGAAGACCGAGGGAATTCCCCTGCTCAAGTCTGGGAACTAGAGGCGCGGGAAGGTCCTGCTTCCCCGCCACCCAACGATCACGTTTCCCAGTAAACTCAATTTCCGGGTCCCATTCCAGGCCTCCAAGCCCACTTGACAACAAGCTCCGCCCTCCGCTGGCCCGTAGATGCCACTCGGTGATTGGCCGTGTCTGAAGCCGCGCCCCGGCGTCGCGTCGCGTCCTTAGGTCACGCCGAGCTCCGACGCCCGCACCAGCCCCTATTGGGCGGCCGGTTTCCAATCGGAAGAgcttctgagcctcagtcttcGGGCGGCGCTGGCCATTGGCGGGCAGGATGGAGGCGGAGCCTTGGGTCGTCGCCTGCTGCCCGAGGTTAAGGTGAGTGACTGCAGGCGAACCCGGCGACAGCGCAGGTCGCGTAGACCCTGGTTCCTCTGCCTGCCCCAGCGGGTGAGCCTGCGCTAGACCCCCGTCCCCTTCCTGCGCCCACCCGAATGCGCCTGCGCGGCAACAGCCGCCTGCCCTTGCGCCCCTTCCCCCAGCTTCCTGGGCacctctccccactccctttcCTGCCCTGCCATCCTCCCGCCCCCAGGCTGTTCTGCGGGGTCTCCCCAGTCCGGGTCCTTCCCCTacccccctcccccactccccaggACCCTGGCGCCCCAGCCGCAAGGGCTGCGCCCCCGGGAGCCGCGATGCGGGTCGTCTCAGAGCCTGTGGGCTTCCCTGCcctcactgccctcctc encodes:
- the LOC105482927 gene encoding transmembrane protein 265 isoform X1 encodes the protein MRTECSEGWSLSKQGQGLSCWAHKYLDYRPQVMEDEEKAVEILMGNTEAAHPPSPIRCCWLRLRCLAATSIICGCSCLGVVALVFAIKAEERHKAGRSEEAVRWGARARKFILASFAVWLALLTLGPLLLWLLSYAIAQAE
- the LOC105482927 gene encoding transmembrane protein 265 isoform X2; translated protein: MEDEEKAVEILMGNTEAAHPPSPIRCCWLRLRCLAATSIICGCSCLGVVALVFAIKAEERHKAGRSEEAVRWGARARKFILASFAVWLALLTLGPLLLWLLSYAIAQAE